A DNA window from Stigmatella aurantiaca contains the following coding sequences:
- a CDS encoding MASE1 domain-containing protein, producing the protein MAQAFTLRGLRNMLCVAVLYLAAGYVSVPFAIFPDAVSPVWPASGVAVAALLWLGWAHWPGIFLGTLAFTVLRGSPWPACLGMSVGSTLEALFALWALRRLGFSPLLERVRDVVSLILVAVGCPLVSSLVSVFSLSLSGALAGPSFLAVATVWWAGDALGVLVVVPAALLMWQRRPLAHRAEALGLGVAVLLLGWEVFHGGVLDARIARAEPSLFVPVCIWAALRFGPQGTALTTLFITVMSIWGTVTGNSPFTEGTEGGHLLVSQLFITVHSVAGLLLAAVSAERSNALARLELLDAALRDVGEGVTISKVTPEGPRIVYANATYHALVGAPPEEVHGASPSKHVSEMAPGARQRVEEALARALPFRGEVPLARRDGQRLYSELQLSPVRDAAGVPTHLVSMYRDVTATHEMRARLLAAERIAAVGTLAAGVGHEINNPLAYLTMNLDAVARELGRGSAVSRAVYGHMRNAQEGAERIRLLVQDLRTFSREGREEHQRVDLLAVVAPALRMTRHVLGSRARLVEEYGPVPRVMGSEARLGQVLLNLLVNAMQAIPDGSMAQHEVRVRTGRALDGRALVEVSDTGRGIHPQVLPHIFEPFFTTKSSEEGTGLGLSICHQIIQAHAGELLVRSEPGRGSVFTVLLPAAPSEGEVNTLPQRMSTAVETQERAAARRGRVLIIDDEPRLAQSMRLLLEPSHDVVTTTRGSEALEWVSAGQRFDVVVCDLQMPGTTGMDIHAWLTLREPALAERLVFISGGACTAAAREFLRTVRNQVLEKPVRPDVLLATIDAAMEPGVLRTGS; encoded by the coding sequence ATGGCACAGGCGTTCACCCTGCGCGGCCTGCGGAACATGCTGTGCGTGGCCGTGCTGTACCTGGCCGCCGGGTATGTGAGCGTGCCGTTCGCCATCTTTCCGGACGCCGTCAGCCCTGTGTGGCCGGCTTCGGGGGTGGCGGTCGCCGCGCTCCTGTGGCTCGGGTGGGCGCACTGGCCGGGCATCTTCCTGGGCACCCTGGCCTTCACCGTCCTGAGGGGCTCGCCCTGGCCCGCCTGCCTGGGCATGTCGGTGGGCAGCACGCTGGAGGCGCTGTTCGCGCTGTGGGCGCTGAGGCGCCTGGGCTTCTCGCCCCTGCTGGAGCGTGTCCGGGACGTCGTCTCGCTGATTCTGGTGGCCGTGGGCTGCCCGCTCGTGAGCAGCCTGGTGAGCGTGTTCAGCTTGAGCCTGTCGGGCGCCCTGGCGGGGCCGTCCTTCCTGGCGGTGGCCACGGTGTGGTGGGCGGGCGATGCGCTGGGCGTCCTGGTCGTGGTGCCGGCCGCCTTGCTGATGTGGCAGCGGCGGCCCCTGGCGCACCGGGCCGAGGCGCTGGGGCTCGGCGTGGCCGTCCTGCTGCTTGGCTGGGAGGTGTTTCACGGCGGGGTGCTGGATGCGCGCATCGCCCGCGCGGAGCCCTCCCTCTTCGTGCCGGTGTGCATCTGGGCGGCCCTGCGTTTTGGCCCCCAGGGCACGGCGCTCACCACGCTGTTCATCACCGTGATGTCCATCTGGGGCACGGTGACGGGCAACAGCCCCTTCACGGAAGGGACCGAGGGCGGCCACCTGCTGGTCAGCCAGCTCTTCATCACCGTGCACTCCGTGGCCGGGCTGTTGCTCGCGGCCGTCAGCGCCGAGCGCAGCAATGCGCTGGCGCGGCTGGAGCTGCTGGACGCGGCCCTGCGCGACGTGGGCGAGGGGGTCACCATCAGCAAGGTGACGCCCGAGGGGCCCCGCATCGTCTACGCCAATGCGACCTACCACGCGCTGGTGGGCGCGCCCCCGGAGGAAGTGCACGGGGCCTCGCCCAGCAAGCACGTGAGCGAGATGGCGCCCGGGGCGCGTCAGCGCGTGGAGGAGGCCCTGGCCCGGGCGCTTCCGTTCCGGGGGGAGGTACCCCTGGCGCGGCGGGATGGCCAGCGCCTCTACAGCGAGCTGCAGCTGTCCCCCGTCCGGGACGCGGCGGGGGTGCCCACGCACCTGGTCTCCATGTACCGGGATGTCACCGCCACCCACGAGATGCGCGCGCGCCTCCTGGCCGCCGAGCGCATCGCCGCGGTGGGGACGCTCGCCGCGGGCGTGGGCCACGAAATCAACAACCCGCTGGCCTACCTGACGATGAACCTCGATGCGGTGGCGCGGGAGCTGGGCCGTGGCAGCGCGGTGAGCCGCGCGGTGTACGGCCACATGCGCAATGCGCAGGAGGGCGCCGAGCGCATCCGGCTGCTCGTGCAGGATCTCCGCACGTTCAGCCGCGAGGGGCGCGAGGAGCACCAGCGCGTGGACCTGCTCGCGGTGGTGGCCCCCGCGCTGCGCATGACGCGGCACGTGCTGGGCAGCCGGGCCCGGCTCGTGGAGGAGTACGGGCCGGTGCCCCGGGTGATGGGCAGCGAGGCGCGGCTGGGGCAGGTGCTGCTCAACCTGCTCGTCAACGCGATGCAGGCCATCCCGGATGGGAGCATGGCGCAGCACGAGGTGCGGGTGCGCACCGGAAGGGCACTGGATGGACGGGCGCTGGTGGAGGTGTCGGACACCGGCCGGGGCATTCACCCCCAGGTGCTCCCGCACATCTTCGAGCCCTTCTTCACCACCAAGTCGAGCGAGGAGGGCACCGGGTTGGGGCTCTCCATCTGTCATCAGATCATCCAGGCGCACGCGGGCGAGCTGCTCGTCCGCAGTGAGCCGGGCCGGGGCTCCGTCTTCACCGTTTTGTTGCCGGCGGCTCCTTCGGAGGGCGAAGTGAACACGTTGCCTCAACGTATGAGCACTGCGGTGGAAACCCAGGAGCGGGCCGCGGCGCGGCGCGGGCGCGTCCTCATCATCGACGACGAGCCCCGCCTGGCGCAGTCCATGCGCCTGCTGCTGGAGCCCAGCCACGATGTCGTCACCACCACGCGTGGCAGCGAGGCGCTGGAGTGGGTCTCCGCGGGCCAGCGCTTCGATGTCGTCGTGTGTGACTTGCAGATGCCCGGCACGACGGGGATGGACATCCACGCCTGGCTGACCCTGCGCGAGCCGGCGCTGGCCGAGCGCCTGGTCTTCATCTCCGGGGGCGCCTGCACGGCGGCCGCGCGCGAGTTCCTGCGCACGGTGCGCAATCAGGTGCTGGAGAAGCCGGTGCGGCCCGACGTGCTGCTGGCCACCATCGACGCGGCGATGGAGCCGGGGGTGCTGCGGACCGGCTCGTGA
- a CDS encoding LON peptidase substrate-binding domain-containing protein, with translation MTVPPSLVEASESLKVFPLPSAVLLPHSVLPLHIFEPRYRELVRDALAGDQVMALAQLAPGWEPSYAGRPALQPLMCAGLIVWHEVLENGRYNILLQGVCRARLVSELPAERLYRQVRVELLPDFPYEGPEEEQLRQAVFELAGRVPPSFSEGLLPAVARASGGTLADVVAAAIIPEPERRQELLAELDVRKRLDAVTGEVGELMARLQPVKPTGPLN, from the coding sequence ATGACGGTCCCACCAAGCCTCGTTGAAGCCTCGGAATCGCTGAAGGTCTTTCCCCTGCCGTCTGCGGTGCTCCTGCCGCACTCGGTGTTGCCGCTGCACATCTTCGAGCCCCGGTACCGGGAGCTGGTCCGGGATGCGCTGGCGGGCGACCAGGTCATGGCCCTCGCCCAGCTCGCGCCCGGCTGGGAACCGAGCTATGCCGGGCGGCCGGCCCTGCAGCCCCTCATGTGCGCGGGCCTCATCGTCTGGCACGAGGTGCTGGAGAACGGCCGCTACAACATCCTCCTGCAGGGCGTCTGCCGGGCCCGGCTGGTGTCCGAGCTTCCCGCCGAGCGGCTCTACCGCCAGGTCCGGGTGGAGCTGTTGCCGGACTTCCCCTACGAGGGGCCCGAGGAGGAGCAGCTCCGGCAGGCGGTGTTCGAGCTCGCGGGGCGGGTGCCCCCCTCCTTCTCGGAGGGGCTGCTGCCCGCGGTGGCGCGCGCCAGTGGCGGAACGCTGGCGGACGTGGTGGCCGCCGCCATCATCCCCGAGCCGGAGCGGCGCCAGGAGCTGCTGGCCGAGCTGGATGTCCGCAAGCGCCTGGATGCGGTGACTGGGGAGGTGGGCGAGCTGATGGCCCGCCTCCAGCCCGTGAAGCCCACCGGGCCACTGAACTAA
- a CDS encoding MotA/TolQ/ExbB proton channel family protein, whose protein sequence is MNLGSLTNLTILANTGGPDRTLFEEIARRWEAGQWGMYPIALCGVVALAIVVERSIVLFFKSSINKEGFLRGLKKHIYAGDLDKAINYVAGQKATPLTAVIKAGLMNVPKGQEEVQAALDEASLRETPKLEVRTGYLAMLGNAAMLAGLLGTVSGLISCFEAVANVNPADKATILANGISEAMNCTGFGLLTAIPALVAFSVLMGRTQSIINDINETSVSVLNLIVTNRDKFKNMNIPVATHGHEE, encoded by the coding sequence ATGAACCTGGGGTCCTTGACGAACCTGACCATCCTGGCGAACACCGGCGGGCCGGATCGCACGCTGTTCGAGGAGATTGCCCGGCGCTGGGAGGCAGGACAGTGGGGCATGTACCCCATCGCGTTGTGCGGCGTCGTCGCGCTGGCCATCGTGGTGGAGCGCAGCATCGTGCTGTTCTTCAAGTCCTCCATCAACAAGGAGGGCTTCCTGCGCGGCCTGAAGAAGCACATCTACGCGGGTGACCTGGACAAGGCCATCAACTACGTGGCCGGCCAGAAGGCCACCCCGCTCACCGCCGTCATCAAGGCGGGCCTGATGAACGTGCCGAAGGGCCAGGAAGAGGTCCAGGCGGCGCTCGACGAGGCCTCGCTGCGCGAGACGCCCAAGCTCGAGGTGCGCACCGGTTACCTCGCCATGCTCGGCAACGCCGCCATGCTCGCCGGTCTGCTCGGAACGGTGTCCGGTCTGATCTCCTGCTTCGAAGCCGTGGCCAACGTGAACCCGGCCGACAAGGCGACGATTCTGGCGAACGGTATCTCGGAAGCCATGAACTGCACGGGCTTCGGGCTGCTGACGGCCATCCCGGCGCTGGTGGCCTTCTCGGTGCTGATGGGCCGCACCCAGTCCATCATCAACGACATCAACGAGACCAGCGTCTCGGTGCTGAACCTCATCGTGACCAACCGCGACAAGTTCAAGAACATGAACATCCCGGTCGCCACCCACGGGCACGAAGAGTAA
- a CDS encoding ExbD/TolR family protein, producing MAIKVPGKRYGKRLEHSKVFGHGGHGKKGGYADLLITPLVDMFVIIVLFLIANFSATGEVLMMTKDIQLPEAINVKEIEMHPVVMVSAEQVSVSGTIVGRVEDLVKDEYLNIPALEEKLRDMKKQFEDLHAMAQDDANAFKGDVNIQASKEVEFKVIKRVMFSCATAGYNNINFAVLTKGGPEATPGASASAAPH from the coding sequence ATGGCCATCAAGGTTCCCGGTAAGCGGTACGGCAAGCGGTTGGAGCACTCGAAGGTGTTCGGCCACGGCGGGCACGGCAAGAAGGGCGGCTACGCCGACCTGCTCATCACGCCGCTGGTCGACATGTTCGTCATCATCGTGCTCTTCCTCATCGCGAACTTCTCCGCGACGGGCGAGGTGCTGATGATGACCAAGGACATCCAGTTGCCCGAGGCCATCAACGTCAAGGAGATCGAGATGCACCCGGTGGTGATGGTCTCCGCCGAGCAGGTGAGCGTCTCGGGCACCATCGTGGGCCGGGTCGAGGACCTGGTGAAGGACGAGTACCTCAACATTCCTGCCCTGGAGGAGAAGCTCCGGGACATGAAGAAGCAGTTCGAGGACCTCCACGCCATGGCCCAGGACGACGCCAACGCCTTCAAGGGCGACGTCAACATCCAGGCCTCCAAGGAAGTGGAGTTCAAGGTCATCAAGCGGGTGATGTTCAGCTGCGCCACCGCGGGCTACAACAACATCAACTTCGCGGTGCTCACCAAGGGCGGCCCCGAGGCCACCCCAGGGGCCAGCGCCTCGGCGGCCCCTCACTGA
- a CDS encoding YqaA family protein, with the protein MPDTSSVSKVPAVPAEKISWYRRLYLRVEALSSTKHALAAMLAVSVVDGSFFPVPPFALLVPMVMAQPKKWLRYAVLGTVASLVGGLLGYWLGTLINAGAVSFLNIDLNMRVQRFGIDASLGELLGQNFWVLALLCSVLPTPFKVVAIGSGMVSVPLDRFLLAAIIGRTLRFMAVSGVMRFAGPTARKWLRV; encoded by the coding sequence ATGCCGGATACGTCCTCCGTTTCCAAGGTGCCCGCCGTCCCCGCCGAGAAGATCTCCTGGTACCGCAGGCTCTACCTGCGCGTGGAGGCCCTGTCCTCCACCAAACATGCCCTGGCGGCCATGCTCGCGGTGTCCGTGGTGGACGGCTCGTTCTTCCCGGTGCCGCCCTTCGCGCTGCTGGTGCCCATGGTGATGGCGCAGCCGAAGAAGTGGCTGCGCTATGCGGTGCTGGGAACGGTGGCGAGCCTGGTGGGTGGCCTGCTCGGCTACTGGCTGGGCACGCTCATCAACGCCGGCGCCGTGAGCTTCCTGAACATCGACCTGAACATGCGCGTGCAGCGCTTCGGCATCGATGCCTCGCTGGGCGAGCTGCTGGGCCAGAACTTCTGGGTGCTGGCGCTGCTGTGCTCGGTGCTCCCCACGCCGTTCAAGGTGGTGGCCATCGGCAGCGGCATGGTGTCCGTGCCGCTGGACCGCTTCCTCCTGGCGGCCATCATCGGCCGCACGCTGCGCTTCATGGCCGTGTCCGGGGTGATGCGCTTCGCGGGCCCCACGGCGCGCAAGTGGCTGCGCGTCTGA
- a CDS encoding ExbD/TolR family protein has product MAGGMDLGGGGKGGKKPLDASINLTPFIDLMAVTISFLLLTAVWTQIGKLQVSQAGGPSTEETPPSETKTVQLTLAITPEEMRLSADQSTFDPIPISRDESGKLDLAKLTARFKEIREQFPDQSAITLQTDDKVRYDILVRIIDECMGSGLPQVSVMAAG; this is encoded by the coding sequence ATGGCCGGCGGTATGGACCTTGGGGGCGGAGGCAAAGGTGGCAAGAAGCCACTGGACGCTTCGATCAACCTGACCCCCTTCATCGACCTGATGGCGGTGACCATCAGCTTCCTGCTCCTCACGGCCGTGTGGACCCAGATCGGCAAGCTCCAGGTCTCCCAGGCCGGCGGGCCCTCCACGGAGGAGACGCCGCCCTCGGAGACCAAGACGGTGCAGCTCACGCTGGCCATCACGCCCGAGGAGATGCGCCTCTCGGCGGACCAGAGCACGTTCGACCCGATTCCGATCTCCCGCGACGAGAGCGGGAAGCTGGATCTGGCCAAGCTCACCGCGCGCTTCAAGGAGATCCGCGAGCAGTTCCCGGATCAATCCGCCATCACGCTGCAGACGGATGACAAGGTCCGCTACGACATCCTGGTCCGCATCATCGACGAGTGCATGGGCTCGGGGCTTCCCCAAGTCTCGGTGATGGCGGCGGGCTAA
- a CDS encoding GAF domain-containing sensor histidine kinase — protein MKSDFRVVRRSEGPPLEAFQALFEVLDEPLALCDGSMRLQAANPPFVRFCTVHGTTPEGMVAGMVQTLSQEPSLVPEDGDSSDVEVPLPGRRCVLLTVARRGDTVAVRGRLEPGRLMVAERALLEQARTEGVLLDLSRSVAEASGEEELVAAVARGVKELFPSRTFCIRIVDARTCGLTSLYAEGRLKDGAHEPLVLKRSAVARTHLEMARLPPDRVTVAREVPLIFTGTALGVSAPLVASGQLFGAINMEYPEGLEADVSHDERVLLQLANQVAVAVRNAKLIDELTFVRKYLEDLLERANALILVANRDRQVVVFNQALVALTGFTKEEVLGKDVFAFIPEDEHLRFGAMLSAAMRGERVNSFETRLRSRDREVRVAFATSHMLTTQGEVEGVIAIGQDITVVKELEKRIIHAEKLASIGQLAASVVHEINNPMTAVAAYAESLLMNARLRPNSTSEQDKLKKIRESSDRILRFTRDLVSYARPAREKPEHVPLESILDQAVGYCEHVVAHAKVAVERDYTPLPPISAVRTNLVQVFVNLITNACHAMAAGGKVVLSTERDGEDAVVRVSDTGTGIDPKHLSHIFDPFFTTKEEGKGTGLGLSIVQGIVESHGGRITVDSTLGQGTVFILRLPLAKP, from the coding sequence ATGAAGAGTGACTTCCGGGTGGTGCGCAGGAGCGAGGGCCCCCCGCTGGAGGCCTTCCAGGCCCTCTTCGAGGTGCTGGACGAGCCGCTGGCGCTGTGTGACGGCTCCATGCGGCTGCAGGCCGCCAACCCGCCCTTCGTGCGCTTCTGCACCGTCCACGGCACCACGCCCGAGGGCATGGTGGCCGGCATGGTGCAGACGCTCTCCCAGGAGCCCAGCCTGGTGCCCGAGGACGGGGACAGCTCGGATGTGGAGGTGCCGCTGCCGGGCCGCCGCTGCGTGCTGCTGACCGTGGCGCGCCGGGGCGACACGGTGGCGGTGCGCGGCAGGCTGGAGCCCGGGCGGCTCATGGTGGCCGAGCGCGCCCTGCTGGAGCAGGCCCGCACGGAGGGGGTGCTGCTCGACCTGAGCCGCAGCGTGGCGGAGGCCAGCGGCGAGGAGGAGCTGGTGGCGGCGGTGGCGCGCGGGGTGAAGGAGCTGTTCCCCAGCCGCACCTTCTGCATCCGCATCGTGGATGCGCGCACCTGCGGCCTCACCTCGCTCTACGCCGAAGGGCGGCTGAAGGACGGCGCCCACGAGCCGCTGGTCCTCAAGCGCAGCGCGGTGGCCCGCACGCACCTGGAGATGGCGCGGCTGCCCCCGGACCGGGTGACGGTGGCCCGCGAGGTGCCGCTCATCTTCACCGGGACGGCGCTGGGGGTGAGCGCGCCGCTGGTGGCCAGCGGCCAGCTCTTCGGCGCCATCAACATGGAGTACCCGGAGGGGCTCGAGGCGGACGTCTCCCACGACGAGCGCGTGCTCCTGCAGCTGGCCAACCAGGTGGCGGTGGCGGTGCGCAACGCCAAGCTCATCGACGAGCTGACGTTCGTGCGCAAGTACCTGGAGGACCTGCTGGAGCGGGCCAACGCCCTCATCCTCGTGGCGAACCGGGACCGGCAGGTGGTGGTGTTCAACCAGGCGCTCGTGGCGCTCACGGGCTTCACCAAGGAGGAGGTGCTGGGCAAGGACGTGTTCGCCTTCATCCCCGAGGACGAGCATCTGCGCTTTGGCGCCATGCTGTCGGCGGCCATGCGCGGCGAGCGGGTGAACAGCTTCGAGACGCGGCTGCGCTCGCGCGACCGCGAGGTGCGCGTGGCGTTCGCCACCTCCCACATGCTCACGACCCAGGGAGAAGTCGAGGGCGTCATCGCCATCGGGCAGGACATCACGGTCGTCAAGGAGCTGGAGAAGCGCATCATCCACGCGGAGAAGCTGGCCTCCATCGGCCAGCTCGCCGCCAGCGTGGTGCACGAAATCAACAACCCCATGACGGCGGTGGCCGCCTACGCCGAGTCGCTGCTGATGAACGCGCGGCTGCGCCCCAACTCCACGTCCGAGCAGGACAAGCTGAAGAAGATCCGCGAGAGCAGCGACCGCATCCTGCGCTTCACGAGGGACCTGGTCTCCTATGCGCGGCCCGCCAGGGAGAAGCCGGAGCACGTGCCGCTGGAGTCCATCCTGGATCAGGCCGTGGGCTACTGCGAGCACGTCGTCGCGCACGCCAAGGTGGCGGTGGAGCGCGACTACACCCCGCTGCCGCCCATCTCCGCGGTGCGCACCAACCTGGTCCAGGTCTTCGTCAACCTCATCACCAACGCCTGCCATGCCATGGCGGCCGGGGGAAAAGTCGTGCTGTCCACCGAGCGCGACGGGGAGGACGCGGTGGTGCGGGTGAGCGACACGGGCACGGGCATCGACCCGAAGCACCTGAGCCACATCTTCGACCCCTTCTTCACCACGAAGGAGGAGGGCAAGGGCACGGGGCTGGGGCTCTCCATCGTGCAGGGCATCGTGGAGAGCCACGGGGGCCGCATCACCGTGGACAGCACGCTGGGCCAGGGCACCGTGTTCATCCTGCGGCTGCCCCTGGCCAAGCCCTGA
- a CDS encoding general secretion pathway protein GspE, producing MERKRIGEILLQRGAISPVQLEEGLKAQRQTQQRLGTTLVAQGAITEATLVQALSEALGLPVVDLAAVTPDWAAIHLVRARFCEQHELFPFALENRGGRRHLVVAMTDPLHGPALEEMEFTTGLKVSPRVAARSAVRAAILRYYHKAAPTPARPAAPTGKDAPRAAQARPPLPSRPAPAPREDDDEEVIVGEELSAADKTQRTRLADLITEREQQRRKKGAKAPARPGPGGSGVLDDLDYLIGGGGLRDEPDRIEELERKFWALMRIMARKGLLTNEEFTRELDDKGES from the coding sequence ATGGAGAGGAAGCGGATTGGAGAGATCCTCCTGCAGCGCGGGGCGATCAGCCCGGTGCAGCTGGAGGAGGGACTCAAGGCCCAGCGGCAGACCCAGCAGCGGCTGGGGACGACCCTGGTCGCCCAGGGGGCGATCACCGAGGCCACCCTGGTCCAGGCCCTGAGCGAGGCGCTGGGGCTGCCCGTGGTGGACCTGGCCGCCGTCACCCCGGACTGGGCGGCCATTCACCTGGTGCGGGCGCGGTTCTGCGAGCAGCACGAGCTGTTCCCCTTCGCCCTGGAGAACCGGGGGGGCCGCCGGCACCTGGTGGTGGCCATGACCGACCCGCTCCACGGCCCCGCGCTGGAGGAGATGGAGTTCACCACCGGCCTCAAGGTGAGCCCCCGGGTCGCCGCCCGCTCCGCGGTGCGCGCCGCCATCCTGCGCTACTACCACAAGGCGGCCCCCACCCCCGCCCGCCCCGCGGCCCCCACCGGCAAGGACGCCCCGCGCGCCGCGCAGGCCCGCCCGCCCCTGCCCTCCCGGCCCGCCCCGGCCCCCCGCGAGGACGACGACGAGGAGGTCATCGTCGGCGAGGAGCTGAGCGCCGCGGACAAGACGCAGCGCACGCGGCTGGCGGACCTCATCACCGAGCGCGAGCAGCAGCGGCGCAAGAAGGGGGCCAAGGCTCCGGCCCGGCCCGGCCCGGGCGGCTCGGGGGTGCTGGATGACCTGGACTACCTCATCGGGGGCGGCGGCCTGCGGGACGAGCCGGACCGCATCGAGGAGCTGGAACGCAAGTTCTGGGCCCTCATGCGCATCATGGCGCGCAAGGGGCTGCTCACCAACGAGGAGTTCACCCGCGAGCTGGACGACAAGGGCGAATCCTGA
- a CDS encoding HAD family hydrolase, which produces MPLRAALFDLDGTLVDSLADIAAAMNHSLAHHGLPTHPTSAYSHFVGEGVMELARRAASGGDEALHTSLLTVYRAYYAEHLFDQTVVFPGLLPLLAELDREGVKLAVLSNKSDGFTKKLVKGLMPDVPFAAVYGERPGIPRKPDPTAALALAQELGVAPGDCAFVGDTSVDMDTARGAGMVSVGVTWGFRGVEELRAHGAQALATTAEELGAALRGVRAGG; this is translated from the coding sequence ATGCCCCTGCGCGCTGCCCTGTTTGATCTCGATGGGACGTTGGTGGATTCGCTGGCGGACATCGCCGCGGCGATGAACCACTCGCTCGCCCACCATGGCCTGCCCACCCATCCCACCAGCGCGTACAGCCACTTCGTGGGCGAGGGCGTGATGGAGCTGGCCCGGAGGGCGGCCTCGGGAGGGGACGAGGCGCTGCACACCTCCCTTCTCACCGTCTACCGCGCCTATTACGCGGAGCACCTGTTCGATCAGACGGTGGTGTTTCCGGGCCTCCTGCCGCTGCTGGCGGAGCTGGACCGGGAGGGCGTGAAGCTGGCGGTGCTGAGCAACAAGTCGGATGGCTTCACGAAGAAGCTGGTGAAGGGGCTGATGCCGGACGTGCCCTTCGCGGCCGTCTACGGCGAGCGGCCCGGCATCCCCCGCAAGCCGGACCCCACCGCGGCGCTCGCCCTGGCCCAGGAGCTGGGTGTGGCCCCGGGAGACTGCGCCTTCGTGGGAGACACCTCCGTGGACATGGACACCGCGCGGGGCGCGGGCATGGTCAGCGTCGGGGTGACGTGGGGCTTCCGGGGGGTGGAGGAGCTCCGGGCCCACGGCGCCCAGGCCCTCGCCACCACGGCGGAGGAGCTGGGCGCGGCCCTGCGCGGCGTGCGCGCCGGAGGCTAG